The Fragaria vesca subsp. vesca linkage group LG2, FraVesHawaii_1.0, whole genome shotgun sequence genome includes a window with the following:
- the LOC101294133 gene encoding probable alpha-amylase 2-like translates to MGDRSIVQDYQEHNQQTDIGASIRNGREILLQAFNWESHKHDWWKHLESKVPDIAKSGFTSAWLPPSTHSIAPEGYLPQNIYSLNSKYGSEHQLKGLLQKMNQCKVRPMADIVINHRVGTTQGHGGIYNRYDGIPLSWDEHAVTSCTGGLGNRSTGDNFNGVPNIDHSQPFVRKDITAWLLWLRHTVGFQDFRFDFAKGYAAKYVKEYIEGAKPIFSVGEYWNSCNYNSDGLDYNQDSHRQQIINWIDGTGQLSTAFDFTTKGILQEAVKGQLWRLRDPQGKPPGVLGLWPSRAVTFLDNHDTGSTQAHWPFPSNHIMEGYAYIFTHPGIPSVFYDHFYDWGDSIHDQIVKLIQIRKQKDIHSRSSIRILEAQPNLYSAIIGEKVCMKIGDSSWCPDVREWTLATSGDRYAVWHK, encoded by the exons ATGGGTGACCGTAGCATT GTGCAGGATTATCAGGAACACAATCAACAGACTGATATTG GTGCATCAATACGTAATGGAAGAGAAATTCTTTTACAG GCCTTTAACTGGGAATCTCATAAACATGACTGGTGGAAACATTTAGAAAGTAAAGTTCCAGATATTGCAAAATCTGGATTTACATCAGCATGGTTGCCACCATCTACTCATTCCATTGCCCCAGAAG GTTACCTCCCTCAGAACATATATTCCCTCAATTCTAAATATGGATCTGAGCACCAATTAAAAGGTTTACTTCAAAAAATGAATCAATGTAAAGTTAGACCGATGGCTGACATAGTTATCAATCATCGTGTTGGCACTACCCAAGGGCATGGTGGAATATACAATCGTTATGATGGAATTCCATTGTCATGGGATGAACATGCCGTCACATCTTGCACTGGTGGACTG GGGAATCGAAGTACTGGAGACAATTTCAATGGGGTTCCAAATATTGATCATAGTCAACCTTTTGTTAGAAAGGATATTACTGCATGGCTACTGTGGCTTCGCCATACTGTTGGTTTTCAGGATTTTCGATTTGATTTTGCAAAGGG TTATGCAGCTAAATATGTGAAAGAGTATATTGAGGGAGCAAAACCAATTTTTTCTGTTGGGGAGTATTGGAATTCTTGCAACTACAATTCTGATGGCTTGGATTACAATCAAG ATAGCCACAGACAGCAGATAATAAATTGGATTGATGGCACAGGACAGCTATCAACTGCATTTGACTTCACAACCAAGGGAATTCTTCAG GAAGCTGTCAAGGGACAATTATGGCGCCTACGTGATCCCCAAGGGAAGCCACCGGGTGTACTTGGATTGTGGCCTTCAAGAGCTGTCACATTCTTAGATAACCATGACACAGGCTCAACACAG GCTCACTGGCCATTCCCTTCAAATCATATCATGGAG GGTTATGCATATATATTCACTCACCCTGGAATACCTTCCGTCTTCTATGACCACTTCTATGATTGGGGTGATTCCATTCATGATCAGATTGTGAAACTG ATTCAAATTAGGAAGCAGAAAGACATTCACAGCCGATCATCTATAAGGATCCTGGAGGCCCAGCCAAACCTCTATTCTGCTATAATTGGGGAGAAAGTGTGTATGAAAATTGGGGATAGTTCCTGGTGCCCAGACGTGAGGGAGTGGACGCTGGCAACCTCTGGCGACAGATATGCTGTTTGGCATAAGTAA
- the LOC101302811 gene encoding tRNA pseudouridine synthase A, mitochondrial-like, which translates to MENPDTTKPTRSPPPPPPQQQPDPKKLKMSTTTTDDEQTAATTQKQRLKRRKVAIFFAYCGVGYQGMQKNPGAKTIEGDLEEALYLSGAVPEQDRSNPKRYDWARSARTDKGVSAVGQVVSGRFYVDPPGFVDRLNSHLSPQIRIFGYKRVTASFNAKKFCDRRRYVYLIPVFALDPSAHRDRESVKASLGSDEEFVKCLECSDRGRKVGGLMGKRTYQLRGGNSYNSESVTEISTNDDMKIDNDIEGEDNVVVGNADMNSAEEVNGGEKKAVEGSGFCYGEKEKERFNRILSCYQGTHNFHNFTTRTKAEDPAAIRYIISFSANATVTVEGIEFVKCEVVGQSFMLHQIRKLIGLAVAIMRNCAPESLLERALQKDVNVNVPTAPEVGLYLDECFFSSYNQKWGDTHEEVSMKGYEAEAEAFKMKHIYTHIGATEHKEGVVGLWLHSLNHRNYPDLGAENNGDTSNGKTAEISSTDNNGDTINCKTADISADNNGDTSNVKTADISSVDNNGHTSICKTADISAENNGDTCNGKTADITIAENNGDTSKCKTAYISADHSGDASNGDTTVEKKTDDIASADNNQDTSRAE; encoded by the exons ATGGAAAACCCAGACACTACAAAACCCACAAGATCACCACCACCCCCGCCGCCGCAACAACAACCAGACCCCAAGAAGCTCAAAATGTCCACCACCACCACCGACGACGAACAAACCGCCGCCACCACCCAAAAGCAACGCCTCAAACGCCGCAAGGTCGCAATCTTCTTCGCCTACTGCGGCGTCGGATACCAAGGAATGCAAAAGAATCCCGGCGCCAAGACCATCGAAGGCGACCTCGAAGAAGCCCTCTACCTCTCCGGCGCCGTTCCGGAGCAAGACCGCAGCAACCCCAAGCGTTACGACTGGGCCCGCTCGGCCCGGACCGATAAGGGCGTCAGCGCCGTGGGCCAGGTCGTGTCGGGTCGGTTCTATGTCGACCCGCCGGGGTTCGTGGACCGCCTCAATTCGCACCTCTCCCCGCAAATTCGGATTTTCGGGTACAAGCGCGTGACGGCGTCGTTTAATGCGAAGAAGTTTTGTGATCGGAGGAGGTATGTTTATCTTATTCCTGTCTTTGCTCTTGATCCGAGTGCGCATAGGGATAGAGAGAGTGTGAAGGCTAGTTTGGGGTCTGATGAGGAGTTTGTTAAGTGCTTGGAGTGCTCTGATAGGGGCCGAAAAGTCGGTGGATTAATGGGTAAGCGCACTTATCAATTGAGAGGAGGTAATAGTTACAATTCGGAATCGGTAACCGAAATTAGCACTAATGATGATATGAAAATCGACAATGATATTGAGGGTGAGGATAATGTGGTGGTTGGCAATGCTGATATGAACTCTGCGGAGGAGGTGAATGGAGGGGAGAAGAAGGCTGTGGAGGGGAGCGGGTTTTGTTACGGTGAGAAGGAGAAGGAAAGGTTTAATAGGATCTTGAGTTGTTATCAGGGTACTCACAACTTCCATAACTTCACCACTAGAACTAAGGCTGAGGACCCTGCTGCCATACGGTACATTATTTCGTTCAGTGCAAATGCCACGGTTACGGTTGAGGGTATTGAGTTTGTGAAGTGTGAGGTTGTGGGGCAGAGCTTCATGCTTCATCAGATTAGGAAGTTGATTGGGCTGGCGGTGGCGATCATGAGGAACTGTGCTCCTGAGTCGTTGTTAGAAAGAGCTTTACAAAA GGATGTTAACGTTAATGTGCCGACGGCTCCTGAGGTTGGTTTGTACTTGGATGAGTGCTTCTTCTCATCATATAACCAGAAATGGGGAGATACTCATGAGGAAGTGTCAATGAAAGGCTATGAGGCAGAGGCGGAAGCTTTCAAAATGAAGCATATATACACTCATATTGGAGCTACTGAGCATAAAGAAGGTGTTGTGGGTCTCTGGTTGCACTCTCTAAATCACCGCAATTATCCGGATTTAGGTGCTGAGAACAATGGAGACACCAGCAATGGAAAGACTGCCGAGATCTCCAGTACTGACAACAATGGAGACACCATCAACTGTAAAACTGCTGATATAAGTGCCGACAACAATGGAGATACCAGCAACGTGAAGACTGCCGATATCTCCAGTGTTGACAACAATGGACATACCAGCATCTGTAAAACTGCTGATATCAGTGCTGAGAACAATGGAGATACCTGCAACGGAAAGACTGCTGATATCACCATTGCTGAAAACAATGGAGACACCAGCAAGTGTAAAACTGCCTATATCAGTGCTGACCACAGTGGAGATGCCAGCAATGGAGACACCACGGTGGAAAAAAAGACTGATGATATCGCCAGTGCGGATAACAACCAGGACACCAGCAGGGCCGAGTAA
- the LOC101294424 gene encoding F-box protein SKIP23-like: protein MAAADWTQLPPELVESISKKLTIFADYLRFRCVCHGWQASIPKTPNHLPPQLPWLMLPQSQPNQSHRAFYNLSNSRVHFLHLPEASHRKRRCGSSHGWLVILDETPSVLLVNPLTRGKRHLPPLSAFPNVVSFDHSQIGREYVLRSLSGELYTRSLIQMRDSFVKKLVLSSSPVEDAGFIALTIVNQTGDLAFCREGDENWSFIDEARCYSEDVIFFNGLFYAVDNHGIVAECDVKGPSPVVRIIQTPRLDDADMRYLVNSGADLLLVSRYLDVDHDIVNDDANVNYRTVGFDVFRMNWMGPRWEKVENLGDRMLFIGENSSFSLSASDFPGCVGNCIYFTDDYSELNYESGVGGYDSGIFRLRDGMIQELPPYPRNSDYQVHWPPGSLPLWVIPNPC from the coding sequence ATGGCCGCGGCTGATTGGACCCAACTCCCACCGGAACTCGTAGAATCAATCTCCAAAAAGCTCACAATCTTCGCCGACTATCTCCGATTCCGATGCGTCTGTCACGGCTGGCAAGCCTCTATTCCCAAAACTCCAAACCACCTTCCTCCTCAGCTCCCATGGCTGATGCTCCCCCAATCCCAGCCCAACCAATCACACCGCGCCTTCTACAACCTCTCCAACAGCAGAGTCCACTTCCTCCACCTTCCCGAAGCTTCCCACCGCAAGCGCCGCTGCGGCTCCTCCCACGGCTGGCTCGTCATCCTCGACGAAACCCCCTCCGTCCTCCTCGTTAACCCCCTGACACGTGGCAAGCGCCACCTCCCTCCGCTCTCCGCCTTCCCTAACGTCGTTAGTTTCGATCACTCCCAAATTGGGCGGGAATACGTCCTCCGGTCCCTCTCCGGCGAGCTCTACACCCGCAGCTTGATCCAAATGCGTGACTCGTTTGTGAAGAAGCTGGTGCTGTCTTCCAGTCCGGTGGAAGACGCCGGTTTTATTGCGCTGACGATTGTGAATCAGACCGGTGACTTGGCGTTTTGTAGGGAGGGGGACGAGAATTGGAGTTTCATAGACGAAGCAAGATGCTATTCGGAGGATGTTATTTTTTTTAATGGCTTGTTTTATGCAGTTGATAATCATGGCATTGTTGCCGAGTGCGACGTGAAAGGTCCGTCCCCTGTTGTTAGGATCATTCAGACGCCGAGATTGGATGATGCGGATATGAGGTATTTGGTGAATTCGGGGGCTGATTTGTTGTTGGTTAGCAGGTATTTGGATGTTGATCATGATATTGTGAACGATGATGCAAATGTGAATTACAGAACTGTGGGATTCGATGTTTTTAGGATGAATTGGATGGGGCCGAGGTGGGAGAAGGTTGAGAACTTGGGTGATAGGATGCTGTTTATTGGGGAGAACTCTTCATTTTCATTGTCGGCATCTGATTTTCCAGGATGTGTGGGGAACTGTATTTATTTTACGGATGATTACTCCGAGTTGAACTATGAAAGTGGAGTTGGGGGATATGATTCTGGCATTTTCAGACTGAGGGATGGAATGATTCAAGAATTGCCCCCGTATCCAAGGAATTCAGATTACCAGGTACATTGGCCTCCCGGCTCCTTACCGCTTTGGGTTATTCCCAATCCATGCTAA
- the LOC101294721 gene encoding caytaxin-like has translation MGSLSARLSLSDQMKVIEKLEVFKIQGRDKHGRKVLRIIGNSFPARSVSKEALNEYLRENIFPSLEEKPFSIVYVHTDVHRSENFPGISTLRSIYDAIPENVKNNLEAVHFVHPGLQARLFLATFGRLLFTGGLYKKVNYVTRLEFLWDQVRRNEMEIPEFVYDHDEELEFRPMMDYGIESDHPRVYGAPPAMDSSVSMYSMRCIA, from the exons ATGGGTTCTCTCTCTGCTAGACTCTCTCTATCAGATCAGATGAAGGTGATAGAGAAACTCGAAGTTTTCAAGATCCAGGGCCGTGACAAGCATGGCCGGAAGGTTCTTCGCATCATCGGAAATTCTTTTCCAG CTCGAAGTGTGAGCAAAGAGGCTCTCAATGAGTACTTGAGGGAGAATATCTTCCCAAGTTTAGAAGAAAAGCCGTTTTCAATCGTCTACGTGCACACAGATGTTCACCGTAGCGAGAACTTCCCCGGAATTTCTACCCTCCGATCTATCTATGATGCTATTCCGGAGAACGTGAAGAATAATCTCGAAGCTGTACACTTTGTCCACCCTGGTTTGCAGGCCAGACTCTTCCTCGCCACCTTTGGTCGTCTCCTTTTCACCGGAGG GTTGTACAAGAAGGTGAACTATGTGACGAGGCTGGAGTTTCTATGGGACCAGGTGAGGCGGAATGAGATGGAGATACCGGAGTTTGTGTATGATCACGATGAGGAGCTGGAGTTCCGACCGATGATGGACTATGGCATAGAGAGTGACCATCCTAGAGTGTATGGTGCACCACCTGCAATGGACTCGTCTGTGTCCATGTACTCTATGCGATGCATCGCATAG
- the LOC101303092 gene encoding high mobility group B protein 9-like, which yields MSPAGKGLKGESSRGLQGVHCYPAPLSTHDEVVKDAVVFWDTLRRFHFMMNTRFMVPVIGGKELDLHLLYVEVTRRGGYEKVVEEKKWREVGSIFMFSPTTTSASYVLRKHYRSLLFSYEQVHFFKKQGPICSPAALSPVAFSISNRNYSDKPELALVKFSSQMPKPAKPVRDCPVPGSEGTGTITGKFDCGYLVTVRLGSEVLKGVLYHPEEPVQSDASPEPINVRVPETKPSGRRSRLRRRSRRREDPNHPKPNRSGYNFFFAEKHCKFKSLYPNREREFTKMIGESWTNLTAEERMVYQNIGVKDKERYKRELEEYKETKKLRQTMEVNRDTEFISKAKEQSQ from the exons ATGTCGCCGGCCGGGAAAGGACTTAAAGGAGAGAGCTCGAGGGGGTTGCAAGGTGTGCATTGCTATCCTGCACCGCTTTCGACTCATGATGAAGTTGTTAAGGATGCTGTTGTTTTCTGGGACACTCTCAGGCGCTTCCACTTCATGATGAACACCAGGTTTAT GGTTCCTGTGATCGGAGGAAAGGAGCTAGATTTGCACTTGTTGTATGTGGAGGTAACAAGGAGGGGTGGATATGAGAAG GTTGTTGAAGAGAAGAAATGGAGGGAAGTGGGTTCTATTTTCATGTTCTCCCCAACAACAACGAGTGCTTCTTATGTGTTGAGGAAGCACTACAGAAGTCTTCTGTTCAGTTATGAACAAGTTCACTTCTTTAAGAAGCAGGGTCCTATATGTTCCCCTGCAG CTCTGTCTCCAGTTGCCTTTTCCATAAGTAACCGTAACTACTCAGACAAGCCTGAACTGGCTCTGGTGAAATTTTCCTCCCAAATGCCGAAACCGGCCAAACCCGTCCGGGATTGTCCGGTTCCGGGTTCTGAAG GAACTGGAACAATTACTGGGAAGTTTGATTGTGGCTATTTGGTAACTGTGAGGTTGGGTTCAGAGGTACTGAAGGGAGTGTTATACCATCCTGAGGAGCCGGTTCAGTCCGATGCAAGCCCTGAACCCATCAATGTTAGAGTACCAGAAACCAAACCATCAGGCCGTCGTTCTCGCTTGAGAAGGAGGAGTAGAAGAAGGGAAGACCCCAACCATCCGAAACCTAATCGGAGTGGCTATAATTTTTTCTTTGCTGAGAAACATTGCAAGTTCAAGTCCCTCTACCCAAACAGAGAAAGAGAGTTTACAAAGATGATAGGGGAGTCTTGGACCAATCTCACTGCAGAAGAGAGGATG GTTTACCAGAATATTGGGGTGAAAGACAAGGAGAGATACAAGAGAGAACTGGAAGAGTACAAGGAAACGAAGAAGCTCAGGCAGACAATGGAAGTTAACAGAGACACAGAGTTCATTAGTAAAGCAAAAGAACAGAGCCAGTAG
- the LOC101295007 gene encoding U11/U12 small nuclear ribonucleoprotein 25 kDa protein-like has product MSETTTTTGEVSISLEGYKEHNIKKARLQSTLAALLDDPILSDVPKKPSLSDVDTLLNLEFGSAMRINVLKLDGTSFDVALMNSGTVKDLKLAIKKKVNEMEQSKMGHRHISWKHVWRNFCLSYGNEKLLDDNAAVEEYGIRNKDRVRFVPCVASKGSRRHSKRRRHRFFHGLSKRM; this is encoded by the exons ATGTCCGAGACTACAACGACGACGGGAGAAGTTAGCATTAGCTTGGAAGGGTACAAGGAACACAACATAAAGAAAGCAAGGTTACAGTCGACGCTGGCCGCTCTTTTGGACGATCCCATACTTTCCGACGTCCCCAAAAAACCGAGCTTATCGGATGTCGACACTCTCCTCAACCTCGAATTCGGCAGCGCTATGCGCATCAATGTTCTCAAGCTCGACGGCACCTCTTTCG ATGTGGCGTTGATGAACTCTGGTACGGTCAAGGATCTCAAGCTTGCGATTAAAAAGAAAGTTAATGAAATGGAGCAGTCCAAGATGGGTCACCGCCACATTTCATG GAAGCATGTGTGGCGGAACTTTTGCCTGTCATACGGCAATGAGAAGTTACTGGATGACAATGCTGCAGTTGAGGAGTACGGCATTCGCAACAAAGATCGG GTGCGCTTTGTTCCTTGTGTTGCGTCCAAGGGTTCTCGGAGGCATTCAAAGAGGAGGAGACATCGCTTCTTTCATGGTCTTAGCAAGCGAATGTGA
- the LOC101295296 gene encoding glutathione S-transferase F8, chloroplastic-like — translation MATPVKVYGPPISTCVSRVLACLLEKEVPYQLIPVNMAKGEHKKPAYLKIQPFGQVPGFEDDGFTVFESRSICRYICDKYAKQGNKGLYGDNPLAKASIDQWLEAEGQSFSPPSSVLVFQLAFAPRMKLKQDQVAIRQNEEKLKKVLDVYEERLSESRFLAGDEFTLADLSHLPNTHYLVNATDIGELFTERECVGRWWAEISSRESWKKVVEMQKP, via the exons ATGGCGACTCCGGTGAAAGTGTACGGGCCACCGATATCCACCTGCGTGTCGAGGGTGTTGGCCTGTCTCCTTGAGAAAGAAGTGCCCTATCAGCTCATTCCGGTCAACATGGCCAAAGGCGAGCACAAGAAGCCTGCATACCTCAAGATCCAG CCATTTGGACAAGTCCCGGGTTTTGAAGACGATGGCTTCACCGTGTTCG AATCAAGGTCGATATGCCGGTACATATGTGATAAGTATGCAAAGCAGGGAAACAAGGGCTTGTATGGGGACAACCCATTGGCAAAGGCCTCCATAGATCAGTGGCTAGAAGCCGAAGGACAAAGCTTCAGCCCTCCAAGCTCGGTTCTGGTGTTCCAGCTTGCATTCGCGCCAAGAATGAAGCTGAAGCAGGATCAAGTGGCGATCAGGCAGAACGAAGAGAAGCTGAAGAAGGTGCTGGACGTGTACGAAGAGAGGCTAAGTGAGAGCCGGTTCTTGGCGGGTGACGAGTTCACTCTAGCCGACCTTTCTCACTTGCCCAACACACACTACTTGGTCAATGCAACAGATATAGGAGAGCTGTTTACAGAGAGAGAATGTGTGGGCAGGTGGTGGGCTGAGATATCTAGCCGAGAGTCGTGGAAGAAGGTGGTTGAAATGCAGAAGCCTTGA
- the LOC101295586 gene encoding mediator of RNA polymerase II transcription subunit 30-like — translation MEENEAEASATNPKTTQELAVQGQKHLEETIQSAFQILSSMNDELCNPLLWPTDSSAVGNGHSSLSNGVVHSDSSSSENTNTQNHGDSSGAGGALEEARFRYKNSVTALRAVLAAIPDSHKEASETGSPADETEVEKLERRASNLRKELVKKNAYIKVLIDQLCDLITDISTWQSPCSV, via the exons ATGGAAGAGAACGAGGCGGAGGCATCAGCAACAAACCCAAAGACGACGCAAGAGCTAGCAGTACAAGGTCAGAAGCATCTAGAAGAGACGATTCAGTCAGCTTTCCAGATCCTCTCCTCCATGAACGACGAGCTCTGCAACCCGTTACTCTGGCCCACCGATTCCTCCGCCGTCGGAAACGGACATTCTTCTCTCTCAAACGGCGTCGTTCATAGCGATTCGTCATCTTCTGAGAACACCAACACCCAAAATCACGGAGACTCTAGCGGTGCTGGCGGAGCCCTTGAGGAGGCTCGGTTTCGGTACAAGAACTCCGTGACGGCTCTCCGGGCTGTTCTGGCTGCCATTCCTGATTCTCACAAG GAAGCATCTGAAACTGGTTCGCCTGCAGACGAAACTGAAGTTGAGAAGTTGGAACGGCGAGCCTCCAATTTGAGAAAG GAGCTTGTGAAGAAAAATGCATATATCAAGGTTCTTATAGATCAGCTATGTGATCTTATCACGGACATATCAACCTGGCAAAGTCCTTGTTCCGTCTGA